In a single window of the Raphanus sativus cultivar WK10039 chromosome 9, ASM80110v3, whole genome shotgun sequence genome:
- the LOC108828402 gene encoding glutaredoxin-C1, whose translation MKLHLPPVKESKCQRNLFGQKVNGPDLTRFNLLSRLELRKRMSKEKLEKAMNKAKEIVSSYPVVVFSKTYCGYCQKVKQLLTKLGADFEVLELDEMSDGGEIQSALSKWTGQRTVPNVFIKGKHIGGCDSVMESNQKGTLVPLLVEAGVLTKISSKL comes from the exons ATGAAGCTACATCTTCCTCCGGTTAAGGAGAGCAAATGTCAACGAAACTTATTTGGCCAGAAAGTAAACGGTCCAGACTTGACTAGATTCAATCTGTTAAGCAGACTTGAGCTGAGAAAAAGGATGAGCAAGGAAAAGCTGGAGAAGGCGATGAACAAGGCCAAAGAGATCGTCTCCTCGTACCCTGTCGTTGTCTTCAG CAAGACTTACTGTGGTTATTGCCAGAAGGTGAAGCAATTACTGACAAAGCTAGGCGCAGATTTTGAAGTACTTGAGCTCGATGAGATGA GTGATGGAGGTGAGATACAATCAGCTTTGTCAAAGTGGACTGGACAGAGAACTGTTCCAAACGTCTTCATCAAAGGGAAACATATTGGTGGATGCGATA GTGTGATGGAGAGTAACCAGAAAGGTACGCTTGTGCCTTTACTGGTTGAAGCTGGTGTACTGACCAAAATCTCTTCCAAGCTTTGA